In one window of Heptranchias perlo isolate sHepPer1 chromosome 4, sHepPer1.hap1, whole genome shotgun sequence DNA:
- the nxnl2 gene encoding nucleoredoxin-like protein 2 isoform X2, giving the protein MVDVFAGHTLVTKDGEEVDPEEGLKNKVVGIYFSGGWCPPCRDFTPLLCKFYTELTQGTEPAAQFEIVFVSSDRSEDDMANYMGAMHGDWLALPWQDAYKKELKKKYSITAIPKLVIVKQNGDVITDKGRKQIRDQGMACFRNWMESAEIFQNFSVD; this is encoded by the exons ATGGTGGACGTGTTCGCGGGTCACACGCTGGTGACCAAGGACGGAGAGGAGGTGGACCCGGAGGAGGGTCTCAAGAATAAAGTTGTAGGTATCTATTTTTCGGGGGGCTGGTGTCCTCCCTGTCGGGACTTCACCCCGCTCTTGTGCAAGTTCTACACCGAGCTGACTCAGGGGACGGAGCCGGCGGCGCAGTTCGAGATCGTGTTCGTATCTTCCGATAGGAGCGAGGATGATATGGCGAACTACATGGGGGCGATGCACGGAGACTGGCTGGCACTACCCTGGCAAGATGCGTACAAAAA aGAGTTAAAGAAGAAATACTCCATTACAGCAATACCAAAACTGGTGATTGTAAAACAGAATGGGGATGTCATCACTGACAAAGGCCGTAAACAGATACGAGATCAAGGCATGGCGTGCTTCAGGAACTGGATGGAGTCGGCAGAAATTTTCCAGAATTTTTCAGTTGATTGA